CTGAAGTGCTACCCTTAAATCTTAAGTCCAGTGCTGAGtatctccttttctgtttggttttttgtttgggtttttttttttttttttttttttgtctgaggCAGCTTATTAATTATTCTTTGgcatgtttattttgttttaccaTGTGCAACACTAAATAATTACTTGATGCATTTGTCAAGTGTCTCAAGTCAGTCCAAGAGGCATTGTAAGCATTTTGTTTGAAAACATTTGGGGAGCATTGTGCTCAGATGGCCtatgtctgtctgtccccctgATTCCCAATTGTCATTCTGTATGACAGCTCCTAGAAGAACCAAGCCAACAGGGTCAggcataaaataaataaaatattatttaggTATCCTCACTTTGCTACTGCCAGTAAAAATAATGTGTGGGAAACCCCCATTAGACTGTTAGTCTCACCCTTGCACGGGAGTCTGCAGCTATCATCTCTGCAGGAAACCTTCCGGCCGCTAAGCTGAGAAGTGTGAATTACTTCGGTAATGATCTCATTCAAAATGGGATACAAATGAATACCTTATCAGAGCGCCTGATTAGACTGTGAGGTCTTTGGAATGCAGTCACTGCAGCCTGCTGGGACACAGACCCTGTGGACTGTCAATCCCACAGAGACTTCATCTAACACTGAGCAAGGCTGAACAAGGAACAGTGGATAAGGAAATTGATCCATTGCAAAGCCCAACCAGACAAAAGAGAAGTTTCTTTTACTCTTCTGCACTGCCTGAAGAAGTGGAGGCAGTTCAGCTTTGTTGACCCTATTGCAGCCCAGCAAAGGAAGTCAGAGAAAAGACCCAGGGTACCTTGAGCCATGCAGGTATTATTaaccagtttttattttttagaaacactaagtaaaacaaaatgtcccctttttctctctttctgtttccAAAGCTATCAAAGTACTGTTTTGGCCATTCAACTTCACAAGAATCTTCTTGCTCATGCTATGTCCAGCATTTGTGTTTATTCAAGACTGAGGGAAGAGCAATGTCAAAGAGAACCTGGCTTGAGGACTACTTGTTTTTGAAGGTTCTGTGAGCTTATTGCCCTTTCCCATGTACTGTTATCCTTCTGTTTTAATCAGGCAAAAATGCTAACCCTCAAGAGAGAAGAGCTGCCATGAAGAATGCTGAGCAATTCATACAGCAGATGAATTATCCTGCCAACACACAGGTGCGATCTATTTGTGGAGGTGATACCAGGAGAGCTTGAGCTCTGTTAAAGACATTGGTTTTaagtcagcagaaaaaaatattattaaggGCTTAGAAAACATAAGGGCAATATTTCACATATAATACAGAAAAGTTTCTGTTTGGGTAACTGTGtcagttctgttttctttctgtttcatgtGTCTTCCTTCATTTCAGATTCAAGTCCTTCCTGAAGGAGGTGAAACTCCAATGTTTAAACAGTTTTTCAAAGACTGGAAGGATAAAGATCAAAGCGATGGCTTTGGCAAAGTCTATGTCACAGAGAGAGTGGCTAAAATTGAGCAGATTGAATTTGATGCTACCAAATTACATGAGTCTCCACAAATGGCTGCCCAGCATAACATGATAGATGATGGTTCAGGGAAAGTAGAGGTAATTTTCATGCTGTAATAAATTTTATCTTATCTAACTAATGTATTCTGCTACTCCTAATGGGCTAAACTGCTACTCTGTGTTTTAGTTTTTATACTGTTGTGTAGATTAGCACTCTATTAGTGGAAGTGTTACTTCTAGCATCACAAAAGATACTTTGAAGTAGAAGGTGAATATCGGCTGTTTGCTAGGTTGTGTTCTTTTGGTGCTTGGGAAAGTCATCAAGAGAAATCAAACACCAGAAATATTACCCCTTGCACAATACCTTgtaaatatttactttaaatAGATTCTTAGTCTAAAGGAAAAACTTCAAGCTCATATCAGCTTGAAATCTGGAATGGGAAGACTTGCACTTGGAATCAGAAATCCATTCTATGTCTTTATGTAGGTATTCAGTCTGGTTTCTAGAGGAACCTTCTTTGTCCCTAGAGTGTCTCTCAggtagagagagaaaaagatgaCTGTACAGTCTTTCTAGACCTTCCCATATCCCACTTCAGGACTATCTTTGGACTACACAGGGCTGGCATGGCATTGTATCAACATGGCCTGTTGCATGCAAATTGCATGTTGGgcttctggaagaaaaagaaggaatgaaTACCTACAATCTCATTAGTGCATTTTCTAGGTTTCTAGAAAACACTCACACTTGGGACGGTCCAGAGGCTTGAGCAGCCAATTGTTAGCTGAACTGTAGTGAATGAAATAGGAAGAAATCTGCCCAACACCACGTTACCTGACTGCAGTGTGCCTCTCCAAAATGTTATGTTAGTTTTATGATGTATCATAATGTTGTGCCATGTCATACTGTCACTGTAAGGTATTAAGAAAGTTCAGGATGGCATTGTGAAGTGATCATGTGTGAAAAAAGCATCAAGACAAAGAGGAGTATTGCAGCCCCTTGTTGATTGTCGTCATTAATTCAATGGGCACAGGGTGTATTTACCTACTTTGTGAAGAATCCTCCCTGTTTCTGTTCAGTAACACTTGGGAACAGAAAGGACACTGAAGGGATAAGACATTAAAACACTTTGTGAAGAGTCTCAGGAGGAAGTTCAGCAATCTCCAGTTGTTTCCCTGTTTCCCCAGATCTGGCGTGTGGAAAGCAGCGGCCGAGTTCCTGTGGGACCTGAGACATACGGACAGTTCTATGGGGGTGACTGTTACATTATCCTCTACACTTACCCTGGGGGGAAGATCATCTACACGTGGTATGTTGGGCTGCCTTTGCACAGACCTGCAGTGTGTGGATGTTATTTTATGTTGACTTTGTCCTTTTGAGTAGAACACGTGTAAATGTAAGATCATTCACTGTGAGTTTGTCATACAGCATAAACTCTGGGTTACTTTGAAGCTAAATTTAACCATTGTCTTTCTCCTTGTCTTCCTCAGGCAAGGAGCCCATGCTACAAAAGATGAACTGACTGCTTCTGCATTTCTGACTGTTCAGCTGGATCGGTCATTAAATGATCAGGCTGTGCAGGTTAGTCTCTTTGGGATCAAATCCAGCCGAGCATGTGATACATGCAAATTTTGATGAGAATTGAAAGGAGGAGCTAGCATTTAAAGACTGGAAATGCCAATTGTTCAGGTCTGTATCAAGCCAAGTTCCATGGGATCCTGTTGAAGTTGCCAGAGATTGCCTGTTTGAATTATCCTTTCTGTATGCAGTTGTCCAAAAGAACATAGATATGCCAGAAcctaaaactgcattttctttcctttgactTGAACTGTTTTAAAATTAGGTTTCAGTCCGGCCAAGACTCACAGACCCTGTGCATATCCCAGTGGAGACTGAATGATAAGACTGTCCAGGGCAACTCACTCCAAATGGAGTGTGACAAGTCAATAGCCACAGGGGAGCTCCCCTGTCTCCTTTTGATTGTGGAGGAAGTTGTGATATTTAGCCCAGACAAGACACCTGACTTTTAGAGGGCCAAAACTGGGAGAACTGAAAGCCACATGAAAGACAGAAGACAATTCCTGCTGGACTTGTGCAACAGGGTCTGGCTGTTCTTGCCTCGTTGAGAAACATAACTTGGGTTTTCCCATCCCACAGTGCTTGCAGCTCCATAAAAGCAGGATACACATCCTCATGTGCAGAAATAGAGTGTGCAAAGCAAGGCACAGGCAACTAAAGGGTCTGAGTAGATGAGCTAGTCCTTAGCTTGACTGGGTGTGTTCTCCTTATATCACTACTGAGAAGGGGCAGTTAGGTGAAAACCTGAGAGGTCTCTTTTCACAGAAAAGCTTGAGCTGTAAGATGACAAGGAAGAAGCAGAGATTTTCTAGGCAGCAGAagataattctgtgattcccatTTCTTAATTACAAAAGCAAAAGGCTTCCCCCACCCACCAAGGTAGAGTTAATTCTGTTGGCAGCCCATACTTTTAGCCACTAATCAGTTATGATTTCGGATTGAAATTTTACTAAGGAACGATTAGAACATGTTTAGATAATTACTGCTTGAAATATTCCTAACAGGTGCTCTATATTTGGACCTTGTCCAGCCCAATGTGGTCCTGCCTCCTACCTAAGGCTGTTGTTAATCTTAAAGTAATAACAAATTACTACCATTGGTAACAATATTACTGCTGCAATCATAAGGCGcttaaaaagtgtttttattaaaGCTGCAGGAGTTCCATTTCACTGCAGTAGACACGATACTTAAAATACTTTCAGCCTGCAATGAGTTCAGGAATATAAATGTGTACATATccatatgtgtgtatatatatatattgcaCATACGTATGTATATGTGTGCATTTTTATGCAAACAGAATATATTACCTGTGCCTGACATGTCTATCAGCATTATTTGGAAGCTTTAAGTGTGCTATTTTTTGTGGTCACTAGATGGCACAGCAGTACAAGTGACTGTTAAAACGTTGGGCTTGCAAGAATGTGTTTCACTGTGCTTTTTGggtcatttggggttttttgagtttgTTTGGATTGgctttttgggtgtttttttttttgtggtttgaggtttttgttttcccttttgtaAAATCCCGCTGCAGTTTGTCCCGTACAAGTGTATGTGTCCTAGGTTATCCTTATCAGACAACTGCAGCAGTCTGTCTATCTACCTGTGAAATAAGGAAAAGCACCTGcttctgcccagctgcagctgctcctctgggcaccctggctCTCAGCTGCCCCAGGCCTCACTGGGGGCTCTCcacttctcctcctctgctggctACACAGCATGTctcattcccttttttccctttctttctggGAATGAAGGCAGGGATTTGTAGCCTTCTACCTTGGCCAGTGgtactgttttaaaggaaaattaaatggtTACATACAAATAACTTTAATCATACATTAACttaaaaataatcatttttTGTAGCTCAATGTGTTTGTTTTAGATGGCAGTAGCATCTTTTACGTCTGTAATGGAATTCATTTTCATCATCTGTATTATGCTCTCTATGAGAAATTAATGATACTTTTTTCATCCTCTTGGCAGATAAAATACATAtagaaataatgaataaaatgaACCATTCTCTTCTGCTTAAATACAGGGCACCTAAACTTCCAAGACAGTTTTGCAGGAGAATTAAGTCATTCTATAAAACACTATGAAATGACAGTTCTTTTGAAAACGAGTGATTTTTATAGCAGCCATTTTAATCAGCTAAATATTGTGTTGGAAGTTGGAATCTTGTCTTTGTGTCACCGTGattgacaaaaaaaatctcacaaatGCTCTAACTCTGTATGTCTGGAACTATATTTTTAGATCTTTTCAGCttgccatttctcatttttgctAACATGCTTAGCATTGTTGGCTAAGATCCCCATAGCTGTTCGGCAAAGATCAAAAATAACCACACGtgtccttttgtttcttttattgcaTTTCTTTACATATGTACAGATCCGAGTCAGTCAAGGCAAAGAGCCTGCACATTTACTGAGCTTGTTCAAAAACAAACCACTTATAGTCTACAAGGATGGGACATCCAGGAGGGAAGGTCAGAAACCTGCTCCGCCAACACGACTCTTCCAAATCCGCAAGAACCTGGCATCCATTACTAGGATTGCAGAGGTAAGGTCACCTGCTAAGTAAAGCAGCCATTCCTAGTGGGAAATGATAGAGCTGCCATGAGCTTCTCTGACTAATTTTGTTGGGTAGTCATATCTGGAAGGATCACAGAACTCCAAGTCCAGCCCACTGCTCTATTTGATGAACCCATCCAATAAACCAGAGAGAATGTGCTGTAGCTGGCTGGAATCAGTCTGCATCGTTCTGAGGAGCTGTAAGAATACACACAGTGAACAGTCAGCTGACAACAAACGAGAAGTCAGCAACTCCTATGAGATGGTCTTTCCTACTGCAAGCAGTCCTAAGTTCTGCCCTGCAAGTCAGCTCCCTGTTTTAAATCCTTCTCTAATTTGTATCAGTATAAAACAAGGGAAGAACTGAAGACCAAAAGCATAGCAGATTAACATGTCTAcacattttatataaatatgcaaaatagTAATTACATTACCTCAAAATTTGAAGaataaaacaatttctttttttatctagGTTGATGTTGATGCAGTGTCACTAAACTCTAATGATGTCTTTGTCCTGAAATTGCCAAACAACTCTGGCTACACGTGGGTAGGAAAAGGAGCAAGTAAAGAAGAGGAGCAAGGAGCTCAGTACATTGCCAATGTTCTCAAATGCCAGACTGCTACGATTAATGAAGGCCAGGAACCAGGTTCGTATGAGGCCACATGGCTGCTAACAGACAGCTGAGAATACACAGCACTGCATGGAGACTGCagaaggtttagattagatcttaggaaaaaatcttcactgtgagggtggtgaggcactggagcaggttgcccagagaagtggtggacacttcatccctggaagtgtttaaggagGGTTTGGGTGTAGCTCTGTGCAACCTGATgtactggaaggtgtccctgctcatggcaggggaattggaactagatgatttttaaagtcccttccaactcaggccATTCTATAACTCTATGATTCTTCCTAGGTATGCAGCCGATATTGGTATTTTGACAAACTGCAGGAAGTACTGTAAGAAAAGTTATTCATATTTAAGACAGCGAAGAGATGGTTTGGGGATTTCTGAAACACTATCTAACAAGCTAAAATATCAAATGTGAAATCAGCTGGTGGATAAATTACATATTATGTATTTTAGAGGAATTCTGGAAAGCTCttggaggtaaaaaaaaatatcagactTCATCACAACTCTTGACAAAGGCTGAAGATCATCCCCCTCGCTTGTATGGTTGTTCTAATAAGACAGGCAGATTTATTGTGAGTACATTATGAATACTTTCTGTTTAATTATATAGTTTCTGTTATATTTTGCCTTGGAAATCAGTAGTCATTAAATGAATTTGGGGATCTGGCTTAGTTAGCAATGCTTGGCAAGAACTAGAGAGTGGACATTTGATGTTTTAAGTGATCCAAATGCGATGGATGAACAGAATAATTATTACTGCAGAAGTCTGCATCCAGaacctgctccagcctggaaataGAGGCTTGCAGATGCAAAATTTGCCCAGTCAAAAGCAATTTAATTATTGCAGAGCATCACCAGATTGCTATCAATTTGCTGAGAAAGAGCAGGTCAGTGCCTTGCCCCTTACGTGTTTGACAGTGGTGGCGAGGAAAATAAATGCTGCTTGTCAAAAATGCCTAGCTGTCTGAAATTTTCCATAGAGATTTAAGATGTGTAATTATGCCTTTAAGGTATTGGCCTGTGCTCAAGGAGGTAGGAAGACCTACTTCCGTGGCAGAAATGCCCAGAGCTATGCACTGGGTATTAAGTCTGTGATTCAGGCTTAATTACTTACTGTATTCTGGAGGGCAATGCTGTGTCACCAGCAAGGACACACTCATTTTTAGGTAGGGGACATAGCTGGCAGTCTCCTTAAGGCACAGCCCAGTCATTAGGAGAAGAATAAAACAAATAGGATCCTTTAATAAGGACTTCAAAATCTTATGAGAATAGGAAAGTGTATTCTTCTAACAAGCTTCTAAAATTCTTCTGGGAAATACAGTAATGGGAACCAAACTCTCTGCAGTAGTCTGCTGGGAGCTATggatttactttttatttttaattccctCCAAATTCTGTGAAATACCCTCTTTCCTGTAGCCTTTCTCTAGTAACTGAATCACCACCATTAGAGGTCCCAGAAGAGGCAGGTGAGACCACACTCTGACCTTCTGGCCACCTTAACACAGGGTGGGGAAAAGGAATGTCTTTTTCACCATCTGGTTATCATCCCTTTAGCACTCCCAAATGACCACACACAGCCAAACCCTTCACAATCCTTTAAAAGTAGGAACCATTAGTTCCATTATTATCTCTCCTTCTCATACAGAATGATATTAAACTGCTTTCTATCTTCCTGCACGTCCTTGGAAGAAGCAAGCAGTCTGCCTTTTCTTTGGGAATAATCCTCAATGGCTTAGTCAACTGTAATGTCCCATTGTCAAGTGACTGGGAAGCTTGGTTTGCGTGTGTATTTAATCTCTGAGCTCACCCACTGCAAACCaaagcagtttcttttcctaattAATGATTGTAATTTTCCTAATGCATGAATGTATCAGCTTGGTTGGCTCAAGGTTCAAATTTCCCTGTCTCCTTCTTCCAGCAGACCTCAGTCCCAACTTAACAATAGTCAATAATTACAATGTAGATCTTTGCCTCTCCTGAGGATATCTTACCAATTCTGAAAATCTGAGAGCTGATTTTATAAGATATGtcattttgtggtttgttttgtttcagagaAATGCCCTTAACGCATTCACCAAATCAGTTTAGGGTTTGATCCTTTAGGAGCCAAAAGAACTGTTCATCAGCCTCTGCTCTTAACATTATAAAAATAGGCTAGGTCTTTGCAAAATTGCATGCCTTGATGAAtcattaaaaactaaaaaaaccacCCTCAAAACACATTATCCTTTCTAGATTGAAGAGGTCCCAGGAGAGTTCACTCAGGATGATTTGGCTGAAGATGATGTTATGTTGCTGGATGTTTGGGAGCAGGTGAGTTGTGTATCACTGCTTTTTGTGATAGCAAGGATAATTTATTCTTAATCACTTCGTTCATAAGATGGGAGGAACAATCATCTTGACAGAATGgaagctgttttgttttcttaaaattataCCAAAAGGAGCTATACTTTTTGAGCTATATGATGTGCTGGTGTTCACACATGTCATTGAATTTCCAAGCATGTGAGACCACAACAGGCATTTCTTATTTAAACCAGTGGAGGCTGCAAGAGTATAAGCCCCAGCAGTGTTCTGGAAAGGTTCTCAATAGTGTTCTTCACTTCATCacaaaaatttattaattttttaaaaagttatttcattATAAGTATTTACAATCTACTAAATCCTTGTAGCAGGAGCCACCTACAAAAAGTCCTACTAGAGAAAGGGACCAGCACTAGACAGACCCTTACAAAAATTTCTTCATACTAGAAAGTGAATGGAGGGTGACAGAAATTATCTCCATCATTGCCTAGttcactgaaaactgaaaatgtggAGAGCTTTTTGAATGACAGGAAAACTCACTGCAGATTTAGAGAACACATCTGTTTCTCACAGTATATTCTCTCTACCCTTCCTCTCCTCttggagggaaagaggagaaggccCACACCCTATTTGTCTTCTTCAGCCTAACACTTAAGGAACAAGAGGCTGAGGTTTTTGGAAATAAGAAGGAATGTCCATGGTTCATGTGAAAAGGAGTGTTGGGGGGTGGTGGGAAAGAGCTGGATGGAAAGTAGTTGGGACATACTCAGATAATAAGTCTTGGGATGTGTAGCTGGTTTCCAAGCTAATC
This Haemorhous mexicanus isolate bHaeMex1 chromosome 1, bHaeMex1.pri, whole genome shotgun sequence DNA region includes the following protein-coding sequences:
- the SCIN gene encoding scinderin isoform X2; translation: MQTDFLFYAFRQDLKVLGNKPELPEGGDDDDELADITNRRSAKLYMVSDASGSMKVSLVAEENPFSMAMLLSEECFILDNGAARKIFVWKGKNANPQERRAAMKNAEQFIQQMNYPANTQIQVLPEGGETPMFKQFFKDWKDKDQSDGFGKVYVTERVAKIEQIEFDATKLHESPQMAAQHNMIDDGSGKVEIWRVESSGRVPVGPETYGQFYGGDCYIILYTYPGGKIIYTWQGAHATKDELTASAFLTVQLDRSLNDQAVQIRVSQGKEPAHLLSLFKNKPLIVYKDGTSRREGQKPAPPTRLFQIRKNLASITRIAEVDVDAVSLNSNDVFVLKLPNNSGYTWVGKGASKEEEQGAQYIANVLKCQTATINEGQEPEEFWKALGGKKKYQTSSQLLTKAEDHPPRLYGCSNKTGRFIIEEVPGEFTQDDLAEDDVMLLDVWEQVFIWIGKDANETERQESVKSAKRYIETDPSGRDKGTPIVIVKQGHEPPTFTGWFLAWDSNKWKN